A stretch of DNA from Acidobacteriota bacterium:
TTCAAACGCGATCTCGGCACCGATGAGGCGGCCTTTCGGAGCGGTCGCAACGACATCGCCCGATTCGAGCGAGACGTTCGCGCCCAATGCTTCAAAAGCACGCAAATGAAGATCGATCGGCCGCGTGCCGATGGCGCACCCGCCGGGCAGGCTCACCTTCGCCTTTCCAAACCGAGCAAGCAAGGGCCCGAGTGCTAGCACGCTCGCTCGCATCGTCCGGACGAGTTCATATGGCGCCTCGTAAGTATCGACATTCTTCGCCGTCACGACGTGCGTCCGAAGCTCGGGGGTCAAAACGGTCGCCCCGAGGTCCTCGAGCAGCCGCCGCTGCGTGATCAGATCTTTAACGTAAGGGATGTTGCGGAGCGTCACCGTCTCCGGCGTAAGAAGCGTGGCCGCAAGGCACGGAAGTGCCGAGTTCTTCGCGCCGCTTATCTTTACTGTACCGCTCAGCGGACGTCCGCCGCGGATCAAAAACTTATCCATATCGAAAATACTCGCTCCTCAGAACGTAAGGCGGGATTATAGCATCAACAATAAGAATTTATAACAGCGAGCAGGGTGTCCCGGACCGTCCTGTTCGCTGTCGAGCATTAAATCTGCTTTGAGTTTTGCTAACACCGTGCTAGAAATCATTAAGAAGCCTGCAATGCCTGACCAAACCCAAGCAATGACCGAGCATGAGATCCCGGGTTCCCAGCTCGACAGCGAGGACGCACGGCTCGTACTTCGCTGCCGTAAGGGCGAGCAGGCTGCTTGGGATGAACTCGTCGGCCGATACCAGCGGCTGATCTATGCGATCCCGCGGCGTGCAGGGCTTTCCGAAGACGAGGCGACGGACGTCTTTCAGGAGGTCTTCGTGACGCTGGTGCAAAAGCTCGATGAGCTCGAACAGCCCGACCGGCTTCGCTCGTGGCTTGTTACGACGACGAAATTCAAGACATGGGCCGTCGTGCGGGGGAGAAAACCGGTTGCGGAACCCGGCGAGAACCAGGAGCACTCCGAGATGATGGCGGCGATCGCGGACGATTCACCGGCAGCGGATGAGCTCTTGATCGAACTTGAACAGCAGCATCTGATCCGCACTGCGGTGGCAAAGCTGGATGAGCGGTGCCGGACGATAATTTCGATGATCTATCTCCGCACCACGGCAGCAAGCTATGCCGAGGTCGCCGGCGAGATCGGCGTCGGCGAAACGAGCATCAGCCCCATGCGGGCCCGGTGTCTTAAGAAGCTCGAAAAATTTTTACGTTAGGCCGATGACCGAGCCTGTCTTTTCTTGTCGCAGCAAAGCACTGTATTGACGTCAGAAAGGTGAGGAACCGAAAGTGAATTCAGAACAAAGACTTGAAAAGATCGTTAATTTGATGCAGCGGGATGATTCCGTCGATGCCCCGGCCGACTCCGTGCGATGGGCAAAGAACCTTTTCGCGGTTCGTGCCGCCGAGCCCGGCACGCTGCGTAGATGGGTTGCTGCCCTTATTTCGGAACTAGCACCCGGGACGCCTGCATTCGGGGAGCGTTCAGCGGCAGCCGGTAAGGCCCGCCAACTCCTATTTCAAGCCGACGAAGCCGCGATCGAGGTTCACGTCGAGCCGAAGGGCAAGACGTTCGCAGTTTCGGGGCAGTTCCTTGGCGAGTTTCAAACGGGCTCGGTCGCCACTCTTGCTGCCGGCGTATTGAAGCTTGAATGCGAGCTTTCCGAGGTCGGTGGTTTTAGTTTCGAGAAAGTTGCGAAAGGCGACTATGAATTGGTGATCCGAACCGACGAGGGTGAATTCGCGATCGAGAGGCTTTCAATAGGGTAGAGATCAAGGGGCATTTACTCCGCATAGAAACTTGAAACAGGAAAGCCGCGAGGTTTTCCTGTATTTTATTGTTTGCCGATGAGCAGCCCAAGCCGAAAAGAACTCGCAGCCCAACTTTCCTGTACGGGAGGGAAGCGGCAGATCGCGGCCCTGCTTCGCAAACACTCCCATATCGTTGACATCGATCTTGCCCGGGCTTTGCGTGAGGAGTGTTATGCGGTTTGGCAATCAGAACCCGCCCGTTCGCGTAATGCTGACTTGGCAATGCAGATGATGGCCGATCGGCTCGAGGGCCGCGAGGCAAACGCTATCGCCGAATGGCTTCACGGCATTGCCGAAATGACCGAGGGTCGGCTTGAGAACGCCCTCGTATCGCTTTCCAATTCTTCCGCTCTCTATAGATCGATCGGTGAAAAGCTTCGCTCGGCGGAAACTATCGTCGCGACGCTGATCCCGCTTGCGATGCTCGGCCAATACTCTGAGGCATTAAAGCTTGGCAAAAGAGCACTCAAGGCAATTGATGCTTCCGGGAGCGAGCTTACGGCAGGAAAGGTCGAACTAAATCTGAGCAACATCGCCGCCCGGCTTGAGCGATATCGTGATGCCGAGTCGCTGGCGCTCAGTGCGCTTGAAAGATTCAAGGCCCTCGGCGACGCCCGGCTTGCCGCGATGACCGAGAATGGGCTCGGGATAACCTACACGGAGCTCGGGCGGTTCGACGATGCCCGGGCCGCGTTCGAACGGGCACTCGAATTCGCAGCCCGCGGAGCGAGCGAAGTTACGGTCGCCGAAGCCGAAGCAAGTCTCGCAAATTTGTTCCGCTTGCGTGGTGAGTTTGACGACGCACTGCTCCATTTCGAGCGGTCGCGGGAACGGTTCGAACGCCTCGCGATGCCGCATCAAAACCTGATCGCCCAATACGAGATCGCGGCCATTTACACGGAACTCAACCTTACCAGCGAGGCCGAAGACCTCCTAACCAAGGTTTGTCCGGGGCTCGCGCAATACAAGATGGCCTATGAAGAGGCAGGTGCCCGGGTAATGTTTGCGGAGGTTCTGCGGAAGCGGTCGAAGCCCGCGAGGGCCAAGCGGCAATATGAGAAAGCGGCCGAACTTTATAGATCAAAAGGAAACATTCTCGCCGCCGATGCGGTTACAGCCAAGCTGGCGTTACTTCATCTCGGGTCGGGAAACTTAGCAAAAGCCCGGGAATTTCTAGCGGCGATCGAGCAAAGTTCAAAGCGTTCGGAAAACCAGGACCAGATGCTTCTCTCGCGGAGGCTGGCCGCGGAGATCGCCGTCGCGGATGGCAATGCGAAAAAGGCTGAGAAAATTCTCGATGAGATTGCCACAGCGGCCGCCCGCAATTCGCGCCCACAGTATTATTCATTCGCTCGGAACGCGCTCGGTGAGCTTGCCATGTCCGGCCAAAAGGTCGATAAGGCCATAGGGCATTTCGAGCATGCGGTCGAGGCGGTCGAGGCAATGCGAAGCAATCTTCCCGGCGAAGCATTCCGGATAGCATTCTTTTCGGAAACGACCCGGCCTTTTGAGAATCTGATGAACGCCCATCTGCGGCTTGGTCAAACTGAACTCGCGTTCGGTTGGCACGAGCGAATGCGGTCGCGAGCCCTGAACGAGATGATGGCGGCCGCCCCAGCGGCGATGCCGGAAGGCACAAGCGGCAGTTCGGCCGAGAGCCGAAAAGGACATGTCCGAGAGGAATTGAATGTAGCCT
This window harbors:
- a CDS encoding sigma-70 family RNA polymerase sigma factor, producing MPDQTQAMTEHEIPGSQLDSEDARLVLRCRKGEQAAWDELVGRYQRLIYAIPRRAGLSEDEATDVFQEVFVTLVQKLDELEQPDRLRSWLVTTTKFKTWAVVRGRKPVAEPGENQEHSEMMAAIADDSPAADELLIELEQQHLIRTAVAKLDERCRTIISMIYLRTTAASYAEVAGEIGVGETSISPMRARCLKKLEKFLR
- a CDS encoding CHAT domain-containing protein; this translates as MSSPSRKELAAQLSCTGGKRQIAALLRKHSHIVDIDLARALREECYAVWQSEPARSRNADLAMQMMADRLEGREANAIAEWLHGIAEMTEGRLENALVSLSNSSALYRSIGEKLRSAETIVATLIPLAMLGQYSEALKLGKRALKAIDASGSELTAGKVELNLSNIAARLERYRDAESLALSALERFKALGDARLAAMTENGLGITYTELGRFDDARAAFERALEFAARGASEVTVAEAEASLANLFRLRGEFDDALLHFERSRERFERLAMPHQNLIAQYEIAAIYTELNLTSEAEDLLTKVCPGLAQYKMAYEEAGARVMFAEVLRKRSKPARAKRQYEKAAELYRSKGNILAADAVTAKLALLHLGSGNLAKAREFLAAIEQSSKRSENQDQMLLSRRLAAEIAVADGNAKKAEKILDEIATAAARNSRPQYYSFARNALGELAMSGQKVDKAIGHFEHAVEAVEAMRSNLPGEAFRIAFFSETTRPFENLMNAHLRLGQTELAFGWHERMRSRALNEMMAAAPAAMPEGTSGSSAESRKGHVREELNVAYQMLDRGNFEDRSRLEAKARRLEAELTKLERRELVKEGRANGVSKNESFAFSELQRKLGKDAVLVEFFESEGRIGAFVAEGSGLRSVMTELRPADILTWLAQFDSQLRTFRHGQAIEGPVVAILKRRTEQLLGKLGVALLGQLGLAESVRKIVLVPTGPLFGVPFAALRIGGMHLIERFQIAIAPSASIWLDLAGRKSKKPGPPVAIGYSDDAIPFAEEEAREIAKMLDAKESLIGRAATTESFVRAAVGAGSLHIACHGLFRADNPMYSSLQLADGRLTAADAAKLRLKAELVTLSACETGRSEIAGGDEMLGLARGFLSAGAGSLIISLWNVSDRHTIDLMRSFYSEMQRTSDPGASLQKTQIALVSEGLHPYFWAPFCYIGQ